Proteins encoded by one window of Bacteroidia bacterium:
- a CDS encoding di-heme oxidoredictase family protein, with translation MKRSIVVVIIFLFLFGAQSCRKAEVLSESEWNEWLSGGKQTLFDESAGAFSSIFPEISAHNAMIHEIGDKAFEATFVSAPAPLNSGLGPIFNNVSCASCHIADGRGKPPGNSSEPLSAMLIRVSIPGVASNGGPLAVPGFGVQLQQRSINGVVKEADVIINYSEQTFTFPDGETYSLRTPTYQLANSYIPLPAGVMLSPRMAPPVFGLGLLEAVDESEIIKYADENDANGDGISGKPNYVWNVIKGTHTLGRFGWKANNPTVLQQTAGAYNEDMGITSYVFPEESSKGQAQYDNRNDDPEIPDSILRAVSFYVQTLAVPVRRSADDATVLQGKKLFNDAKCGSCHRPAMQTGVRVDFPEVSNQRIFPYTDLLLHDMGEGLADHRPDFDANGSEWRTAPLWGIGLTQKVNGHNFYLHDGRARSLQEAILWHGGEAETAKNAFKNMSKNDRLALIKFLQSL, from the coding sequence TTGAAAAGAAGCATTGTTGTTGTAATTATTTTTCTGTTTTTATTCGGAGCACAGTCATGCAGAAAGGCCGAAGTGCTTTCAGAATCAGAATGGAATGAGTGGCTTTCAGGAGGCAAACAGACATTGTTTGATGAGTCTGCAGGTGCATTCTCCAGTATTTTTCCTGAAATTTCAGCACATAATGCCATGATTCATGAAATAGGTGATAAGGCATTTGAAGCAACATTTGTCAGTGCACCTGCACCATTGAATTCAGGACTTGGGCCTATCTTCAACAATGTTTCCTGTGCATCATGTCATATTGCTGATGGCAGGGGTAAGCCACCCGGAAATAGTAGTGAGCCACTGTCGGCTATGTTAATCAGGGTGAGCATACCGGGTGTAGCATCAAACGGAGGACCATTGGCTGTGCCGGGTTTTGGCGTGCAGTTACAACAACGATCTATAAATGGTGTTGTCAAAGAAGCAGATGTTATTATTAATTATTCTGAACAAACATTTACATTTCCTGACGGAGAAACATATTCATTACGCACACCAACCTATCAGCTAGCCAACAGTTATATACCTTTACCGGCAGGAGTAATGCTGTCACCTCGTATGGCACCACCTGTATTTGGCCTGGGTTTGCTCGAAGCTGTTGACGAATCTGAAATTATTAAGTATGCAGATGAGAACGATGCCAACGGTGATGGTATTTCCGGCAAGCCGAATTATGTTTGGAATGTAATAAAGGGAACACACACTTTAGGTCGTTTCGGTTGGAAGGCAAATAATCCAACAGTGTTGCAACAAACGGCAGGGGCTTATAATGAAGACATGGGTATTACAAGTTATGTTTTTCCGGAAGAATCAAGCAAAGGGCAAGCACAGTACGATAACAGAAACGATGACCCTGAAATCCCTGATAGTATATTACGTGCTGTTTCTTTTTACGTACAGACATTAGCTGTGCCTGTTAGACGGAGTGCTGATGATGCCACAGTGTTGCAAGGTAAGAAGCTTTTTAATGATGCAAAGTGCGGTTCTTGTCATAGACCTGCTATGCAAACCGGTGTTCGTGTTGATTTCCCAGAAGTAAGTAATCAAAGAATTTTTCCTTACACAGATTTGTTGCTTCATGATATGGGCGAAGGTCTTGCAGACCACAGACCTGATTTTGATGCCAATGGAAGTGAATGGCGTACTGCACCATTATGGGGTATAGGATTGACACAAAAAGTAAACGGCCATAACTTTTATTTACATGATGGCAGGGCACGCTCATTGCAGGAAGCAATTTTATGGCATGGCGGTGAAGCAGAGACGGCAAAGAATGCTTTTAAGAACATGAGCAAAAACGACCG
- a CDS encoding imelysin family protein — translation MQIRFILLSLASVLVLSSCKKDKSSSDDYSSTQILNDFSVNVAQATYNDLASKTEQLHQAITAFTQNQTQANLDNCKSLWRQCRQAWEQSEGFLFGPVATDDIDPRIDTWPVDFNSLDSVLNNQSVYDETYVNSLEDALKGFHPVEYLLWGVDGNKTIVQFTSRQLDYLEALAANLKSLTQQVASSWNTGNYHNEFANAGNGSQVFTTQHAAFMEMVSAMAGICEEVADGKMEDPLVSQNAMLEESPFAKNSIIDFTNNIKSVENVYLGKYITQGQSLERFVRANNLSLDGAIKTKISTAITALGNITVPFGEAIFTQQTQVINAQNAIRDLKNIIENDLANLVSQKIN, via the coding sequence ATGCAAATTCGTTTTATTTTACTTTCATTAGCATCAGTGTTGGTTTTAAGTTCTTGTAAAAAAGATAAAAGCAGCAGTGATGATTATTCATCAACACAAATTCTGAATGACTTTTCTGTTAATGTTGCACAAGCTACTTACAATGATTTAGCTTCTAAAACAGAACAATTGCACCAGGCAATTACAGCCTTTACTCAGAATCAGACACAGGCTAACCTTGATAACTGTAAGTCGTTATGGAGACAATGTCGCCAGGCATGGGAGCAGTCCGAAGGATTTTTGTTTGGCCCTGTTGCAACAGATGATATTGATCCGCGTATTGACACCTGGCCTGTTGATTTTAATTCTCTCGATTCGGTATTAAACAACCAATCTGTTTATGACGAAACTTATGTCAATTCGCTAGAAGATGCATTAAAAGGATTTCATCCTGTTGAGTATTTGCTTTGGGGAGTTGATGGAAATAAAACTATTGTACAATTTACTTCACGCCAGTTAGATTATTTAGAGGCATTGGCAGCAAATCTGAAATCACTAACACAGCAAGTAGCTTCAAGTTGGAACACCGGAAATTATCATAATGAGTTTGCTAATGCAGGTAATGGTAGTCAGGTTTTCACTACACAGCATGCTGCATTTATGGAAATGGTAAGTGCTATGGCAGGTATTTGTGAAGAAGTAGCAGATGGAAAGATGGAAGATCCATTAGTTTCTCAAAATGCCATGCTCGAAGAATCACCATTTGCGAAAAATTCAATTATAGATTTTACAAACAACATTAAAAGTGTTGAGAATGTATATCTGGGAAAATATATTACACAAGGTCAATCATTAGAGCGTTTTGTCAGAGCAAACAATCTTTCTTTAGATGGCGCTATTAAAACAAAAATCAGTACAGCTATAACAGCATTGGGAAATATAACAGTTCCGTTTGGTGAGGCCATATTTACACAGCAAACACAGGTAATCAATGCACAGAACGCAATTCGTGATTTGAAAAATATTATCGAAAACGATTTGGCAAATTTAGTTAGTCAAAAAATAAATTAG
- a CDS encoding Rieske (2Fe-2S) protein — protein MKRRNFIKNSCMSCGMVVAGGSLLSLLSSCKSTTIFKTEAVNHLLTVPLSAMNDKKILIVRNASAEYDILLVKNPDNHFTALEMKCTHRANPLNVSDGGLYCTLHGSRFDLNGNVVAEPATQPLKKYPVVIDNSLIQISI, from the coding sequence ATGAAACGTAGAAATTTTATTAAAAACTCATGTATGAGTTGTGGTATGGTGGTAGCAGGAGGAAGTTTACTGTCGCTGCTTTCTTCGTGTAAAAGCACTACAATATTCAAAACAGAAGCCGTGAATCATCTTCTTACAGTTCCACTTTCAGCCATGAACGATAAGAAAATTTTAATTGTGCGCAATGCTTCAGCAGAGTATGATATCTTACTGGTTAAAAACCCCGACAATCATTTTACTGCCTTAGAGATGAAATGCACACACCGCGCCAACCCACTCAATGTAAGTGATGGAGGACTTTACTGTACACTTCATGGCAGCCGTTTTGACCTTAATGGAAACGTTGTTGCTGAACCCGCAACACAACCGCTGAAAAAATACCCCGTAGTAATAGATAATTCACTAATTCAAATATCAATATAA